In Aspergillus fumigatus Af293 chromosome 4, whole genome shotgun sequence, one genomic interval encodes:
- the nar1 gene encoding iron-sulfur cluster assembly protein NAR1, producing MSAILSADDLNDFISPGVACIKPVESLPQKESQSENPYEVTKEDKVQPENLPPAQISLTDCLACSGCVTSAEAVLISLQSHTEVLNTLDSYPELPLGSTSYQRGTQKVGSADSDGRIFVASVSPQVRASLAATYGITEREAKYMIDQFLMGPHGLRAGGKHGNGFTWVVDTNVMREAVLALTADEVTSSLLSTGSGSLPKSPILSSACPGWICYAEKTHPFILPHLSRLKSPQALSGTFLKSVLSKALGVPPSQIWHLAIMPCFDKKLEASREELTDIAWASTFTQSQTTPVRDVDCVITTRELLTLATARGLSLPNLPLKPLPASCLTPFPDQALESFLFSKSSSGQTVESGTSGGYLHHVLQIFQARNPGSKIVTQRGRNADVVEYVLMSSGDEPLFRAARYYGFRNIQNLVRKLKPARVSRLPGAKPQAVSSSANRRQPMSRNAAPAGTGADYAYVEVMACPGGCTNGGGQIRIEDAREAVPNALKETSTETPVAAPKPTPHEQRAWLARVDEAYYSADSDSEGSVTTEPVSVLSRDNQIHEFLNYWSEKVDIPLSRLAYTSYREVESDVGKTKNAPNETARVVELAGKIGGGW from the exons ATGAGTGCAATCCTTTCTGCAGACGATTTGAACGATTTCATTTCTCCCGGGGTTGCTTGCATCAAGCCCGTTGAGAGTCTACCACAAAAAGAATCCCAGTCGGAG AATCCCTATGAGGTGACAAAGGAAGACAAAGTTCAACCGGAAAACCTTCCCCCGGCTCAGATTTCATTGACTGATTGCCTTGCATGCTCCGGATGTGTCACGTCTGCGGAAGCAGTGTTGATATCCTTGCAATCACATACGGAGGTTCTCAATACTCTTGATTCGTACCCCGAATTGCCGCTTGGTTCTACAAGCTACCAAAGAGGCACACAAAAAGTTGGATCAGCAGACAGCGATGGTCGCATCTTTGTTGCTAGCGTCAGCCCTCAAGTCAGGGCGAGCTTGGCAGCCACATACGGAATCACCGAGCGGGAGGCGAAATATATGATTGACCAATTTCTTATGGGCCCTCACGGTCTCAGAGCTGGTGGAAAACATGGCAATGGGTTTACATGGGTTGTGGACACGAACGTTATGCGTGAAGCAGTGTTGGCTCTGACAGCGGACGAGGTCACGAGCTCTTTATTATCAACTGGATCGGGCAGCCTTCCCAAGAGTCCAATTCTTTCGTCCGCTTGCCCCGGCTGGATATGTTATGCTGAAAAAACACACCCTTTTATCCTTCCGCATTTATCTCGCCTCAAGTCTCCTCAGGCGTTGAGCGGCACATTTCTGAAGTCAGTGCTAAGCAAGGCACTTGGGGTCCCGCCTTCTCAGATATGGCATTTAGCTATCATGCCATGCTTCGACAAGAAGCTGGAAGCTAGCCGGGAAGAGCTGACAGACATTGCATGGGCTTCAACCTTCACCCAGTCACAGACAACACCCGTCCGCGACGTTGACTGTGTCATAACCACCCGTGAGCTACTAACTTTAGCCACTGCTAGGGGGCTTTCTCTACCCAATTTGCCGCTCAAACCATTGCCCGCGTCATGTTTAACTCCATTTCCAGATCAAGCCCTAGAATCATTTTTGTTCTCTAAGAGCTCGTCGGGCCAAACAGTCGAATCAGGGACATCTGGAGGCTATCTTCATCACGTCCTCCAAATCTTCCAAGCCAGAAACCCCGGCAGCAAGATTGTCACCCAGCGTGGGCGCAACGCCGATGTTGTGGAATATGTGCTCATGTCGTCTGGGGATGAGCCTCTTTTTAGGGCGGCTCGGTATTATGGCTTCAGGAATATACAAAATCTCGTCAGAAAACTTAAACCCGCACGCGTGTCAAGACTGCCAGGCGCCAAGCCGCAAGCGGTCTCTTCAAGTGCAAATCGACGACAGCCCATGTCAAGGAACGCAGCTCCGGCTGGAACAGGCGCTGATTATGCATATGTTGAAGTCATGGCTTGTCCTGGCGGCTGTACCAATGGTGGTGGGCAAATAAGGATTGAAGATGCCCGGGAGGCTGTTCCGAACGCACTAAAAGAGACATCGACTGAAACTCCTGTGGCTGCACCGAAACCCACGCCGCATGAGCAGCGTGCCTGGCTAGCCCGGGTAGATGAAGCGTACTACTCTGCGGACTCGGATAGCGAGGGATCTGTCACGACGGAGCCGGTTTCTGTCCTGTCAAGGGATAACCAGATTCATGAGTTTTTGAACTATTGGTCAGAGAAGGTTGATATACCCCTTTCCCGGCTCGCGTACACGTCCTATCGCGAAGTGGAGAGCGACGTGGGTAAGACGAAGAATGCGCCCAACGAAACTGCTCGTGTTGTGGAATTGGCAGGAAAGATCGGAGGTGGTTGGTGA
- a CDS encoding Rpo12/RPC10 RNA polymerase subunit family protein — MSREAYQVPSLGAQNTFGTEGMAAGSMDGPVVAYLCGECNARVSLKRGDQIRCKDCGHRVLYKERTKSENLSVCTC; from the exons ATGTCCCGCGAAGCTTATCAGGTCCCCTCACTCGGCGCCCAGAATACCTTTGGCACCGAGGGTATGGCCGCTGGCTCGATGGATGGGCCTGTCGTCGCCTATTTGTGCGGCGAATGCAATGCGCGCGTCTCCCTGAAGAGAGGCGATCAGATCCGCTGCAAGGATTGCGGTCACCGTGTGCTGTACAAGGAGAGAACGAAGAG TGAAAATCTGTCCGTGTGCACTTGCTAA
- a CDS encoding anthranilate phosphoribosyltransferase, whose product MLSAHEFDQKPNQVSISPLLQKLAYPTTQVPVDPAEIASAFALIFEDRLSAIQTAALLTLLHSTGKDRDAQVIALCSLRMREAASQIEKSSLQKAIKARGKKEGNYGGGLCDIVGTGGDSHSTFNISTTASIIASPLLMMAKHGNRAQTSFSGSADVLNAISPVPPKISAVTAENLAQVYEATSYAFLFAPNFHPGMMYANPVRRGLGLRTIFNLMGPLANPVDWALEARVVGVAYQSLGPVFAEALRSSGVTKALVVCGAEDLDEISCAGPTNCWKLTGYPNPDYDGPDEDCSCDEDENIPRTLVKIETFQLHPSDFGLPAHPLSAVYGRKMPKENAAKIMSILRNELPPDDPILTFVLINVAALLVISGICEADTSNMGPGDDGKVITERGPGGGRWKEGVRRARWAVESGSALKCLEQFIEVTNRL is encoded by the exons ATGTTGTCTGCGCATGAATTTGACCAGAAGCCTAATCAGGTTTCGATCTCACCCCTCCTTCAGAAACTCGCCTACCCTACTACACAGGTTCCTGTTGATCCCGCCGAAATCGCTTCAGCATTTGCATTGATCTTTGAAGATCGTCTATCGGCCATCCAGACGGCCGCTCTTTTAACTCTTTTGCATTCTACTGGAAAAGATCGAGATGCACAGGTCATTGCATTATGTTCACTTCGCATGAGAGAGGCAGCTAGCCAGATCGAGAAGAGCTCTTTGCAAAAAGCCATCAAAGCTCGTgggaagaaggaaggaaaCTATGGAGGCGGCTTG TGCGATATTGTTGGGACCGGTGGTGATTCACATTCTACATTCAACATTTCAACGACTGCCTCTATTATCGCCTCGCCGCTCCTTATGATGGCCAAGCACGGCAACCGCGCACAAACTTCATTCTCTGGCTCTGCCGACGTCCTGAACGCGATCTCCCCAGTTCCTCCGAAGATCTCCGCAGTTACTGCCGAGAACCTGGCCCAAGTCTACGAAGCAACGAGCTACGCGTTCCTGTTCGCCCCCAATTTCCACCCCGGTATGATGTACGCCAACCCAGTGCGTCGGGGCTTGGGCCTGCGAACTATCTTCAATCTAATGGGCCCATTGGCAAACCCGGTCGACTGGGCGCTGGAAGCGAGAGTGGTCGGTGTGGCTTATCAGAGCCTGGGCCCCGTGTTCGCTGAAGCCTTGCGCTCCAGTGGGGTGACGAAGGCCCTTGTTGTCTGTGGTgcggaggacctggatgaAATCAGTTGCGCGGGTCCAACAAACTGCTGGAAACTTACGGGATACCCCAATCCCGACTACGACGGCCCTGATGAGGACTGCTCCTgtgacgaggacgaaaaTATTCCCCGGACTTTGGTCAAGATAGAAACCTTCCAGCTTCACCCGTCTGATTTTGGTCTGCCCGCACATCCTCTAAGCGCAGTCTATGGTAGAAAGATGCCGAAAGAAAACGCAGCCAAGATCATGAGTATCTTGCGAAACGAGCTGCCTCCGGATGATCCCATCCTTACATTCGTCTTGATTAATGTTGCCGCCCTCCTCGTGATTTCGGGCATTTGTGAAGCCGACACCAGTAACATGGGccctggtgatgatggcaagGTGATTACCGAACGTGGTCCGGGCGGTGGTCGCTGGAAGGAGGGTGTTCGACGAGCAAGATGGGCCGTCGAAAGCGGTTCGGCACTTAAATGCTTGGAACAGTTCATCGAAGTCACAAACAGACTTTAA
- a CDS encoding mitochondrial 54S ribosomal protein uL10m, whose protein sequence is MDYTGSRTSSIVSPRFWFLCVPSIIHRPRLSAPTIARDYHALCFLRACTDIITLADRQILHFRFTMPPRLRLANGRISFRRQRVLCQFELPVAARYASTATRATTPAASIEQMTSSIPPLARYPPSQPPSHRNPEYRRSQLLRQYTSLIRTTPLMVLFQHDNLRSVEWTAIRRELSKAMQKVDEKIAADGRQAQPLAPHIKVQIVQTSIFEVALRIVEYFRPDRTTVANAKPPRAVDPVTQTSAEIPPSGSKDDPTLTHDLSRAAHDAVMYMKGKHELSALLVGPVAVLSIPQVSPEHLKAAMSVLAPKETGFPAPTRRANPAWHEPPVQNGLQKLSLLAARVDGQVFDVDQTKWVGSIEGGMDGLRSQLIMALQSMGSSITNALAGAGKSLYFTLESRRSVLEDEQKGPEGDKNES, encoded by the coding sequence ATGGACTATACCGGATCGAGGACATCGTCCATTGTTTCTCCCAGATTTTGGTTTCTTTGCGTGCCTTCAATCATTCATCGGCCAAGGTTATCGGCGCCAACCATTGCGCGAGACTATCACGCCCTGTGTTTCCTGAGGGCCTGCACTGATATCATCACACTCGCAGATAGACAAATCTTACACTTCCGATTCACGATGCCGCCCCGGTTACGACTCGCTAATGGACGCATTTCGTTCCGCCGCCAGAGAGTCCTATGTCAATTCGAATTACCAGTCGCTGCTCGTTATGCAAGCACCGCAACTAGAGCAACGACTCCGGCCGCATCTATTGAACAGATGACATCTTCTATTCCTCCACTTGCTAGATATCCCCCTTCTCAGCCTCCCTCTCATCGCAATCCTGAGTATCGACGATCACAGCTTCTCCGACAGTACACATCGCTGATCCGCACTACACCTCTCATGGTTCTTTTCCAGCACGATAACCTTCGGTCGGTGGAATGGACCGCAATTCGACGGGAACTGAGCAAGGCCATGCAGAAAGTTGATGAGAAGATTGCCGCTGACGGACGGCAAGCTCAGCCACTGGCGCCGCACATCAAGGTGCAAATCGTGCAGACCAGCATCTTCGAGGTCGCTTTGCGCATTGTCGAATATTTCCGCCCAGATAGGACCACAGTGGCAAATGCCAAACCTCCCAGAGCCGTCGATCCCGTTACACAGACCTCCGCTGAGATCCCACCGTCGGGATCCAAGGACGACCCGACTTTGACCCATGACCTCTCCCGTGCGGCCCATGACGCTGTGATGTACATGAAAGGCAAGCATGAACTCTCAGCGCTTCTCGTGGGTCCCGTTGCAGTCCTTTCTATCCCACAGGTGTCTCCCGAGCACCTGAAAGCCGCTATGTCGGTTCTTGCCCCCAAGGAGACTGGCTTCCCTGCTCCCACTAGGAGGGCTAACCCGGCATGGCATGAACCTCCTGTCCAAAATGGATtgcagaaattgagcttgcTGGCTGCTCGAGTAGATGGTCAGGTCTTCGATGTCGACCAGACGAAATGGGTCGGCAGCATCGAAGGTGGTATGGATGGCTTACGGTCTCAACTCATTATGGCTCTGCAGAGCATGGGATCTAGCATTACGAATGCCCTGGCAGGCGCTGGTAAGAGCCTCTATTTCACTCTCGAGAGCAGGAGGagtgttctggaagatgagcagaAGGGCCCTGAGGGTGACAAGAACGAATCTTAA
- a CDS encoding phosphatidylinositol-specific phospholipase C, with amino-acid sequence MVAEHLTIRNLTTTPIILKLIERFHPHKDPRDDIHSLARNFTRILSNVTRTNETVAAITDDNEPFAHEEYDIHVEPFQTVQTEVRAFIDSDKERLRWTFEAEGERHQIQTPVPTTESAGMKALCDNPRFRFTGVYVTPESHLAIYSSANLQAWMGELKDSTLLSSLSIPGTHNSPTCHVAAPSVRCQAVSPREQLRNGVRFFDIRVQPQFPEDPSKDELILVHSVFPISLTGNKYFRDLMRDVNEFLNENPSETLIISLKREGPGNHTDEQLSRIVRDHYARPDSRWYTEPKIPTLGEVRGKVVLLRRFNIIEELKHEHDGRGWGIDGSDWADNTPNATCSSGQLCIQDFYEVLETKNIDVKIKYVTEHCERSSGHCYPFGALPDPEASKAHPFYINFLSASNFWKVGTWPEKIAAKLNPATVDYLCRRHSHPDGDWSTGILVTDWVGHEGDWDLVRCIVGMNAKLKMRQMREEQEH; translated from the coding sequence ATGGTGGCCGAACACTTGACGATTCGCAACCTTACCACAACCCCAATAATCCTCAAGCTCATTGAGCGTTTTCACCCCCATAAGGATCCTCGAGATGACATACATTCCTTGGCCAGGAATTTTACTCGAATTCTAAGCAATGTCACTCGCACCAATGAGACTGTCGCCGCGATTACTGATGACAATGAACCATTTGCTCATGAAGAGTATGATATTCACGTGGAGCCTTTCCAGACAGTCCAGACCGAAGTTCGTGCATTCATCGATTCGGACAAAGAGCGCCTGCGCTGGACCTTTGAAGCCGAGGGAGAGCGACATCAGATTCAGACACCGGTTCCTACGACGGAGTCTGCCGGAATGAAGGCGTTGTGTGATAATCCTCGATTTCGCTTCACTGGCGTCTACGTGACGCCTGAATCCCACCTTGCGATCTACTCCTCGGCCAATCTGCAAGCATGGATGGGAGAGCTCAAAGATAGCACATTGCTCTCCTCGCTATCCATACCAGGAACACACAATTCTCCTACGTGCCATGTCGCGGCCCCGTCTGTCCGCTGCCAAGCTGTCAGTCCGCGCGAACAGCTTCGAAATGGTGTCCGTTTCTTCGACATCCGTGTGCAGCCCCAGTTCCCAGAGGACCCATCCAAAGATGAGCTTATCCTAGTGCACAGCGTGTTCCCCATCTCCTTGACGGGCAACAAGTACTTTCGCGATCTGATGCGAGACGTTAATGAGTTCCTCAATGAGAATCCATCCGAGACGCTCATCATCTCTCTGAAGCGAGAAGGCCCAGGAAACCATACCGATGAACAATTGAGTCGGATTGTGCGCGACCATTATGCTCGTCCAGATAGCCGGTGGTACACAGAACCCAAAATCCCTACTCTGGGCGAGGTGCGCGGGAAAGTCGTCCTGCTTCGCCGGTTCAACATCATTGAAGAGCTAAAGCATGAACACGACGGCCGCGGCTGGGGCATAGACGGAAGCGATTGGGCAGATAATACTCCAAACGCTACCTGCAGCAGTGGTCAACTCTGCATCCAGGACTTCTACGAGGTCCTCGAGACGAAGAACATCGATGTCAAAATCAAATATGTAACGGAGCACTGTGAGCGCTCCAGCGGGCACTGTTACCCGTTCGGTGCCCTCCCGGATCCCGAAGCTAGCAAAGCGCATCCATTCTATATAAATTTCCTCAGTGCAAGCAACTTCTGGAAGGTGGGGACGTGGCCCGAGAAGATTGCAGCAAAGCTGAACCCGGCAACTGTTGACTATCTCTGCCGGAGACACAGTCACCCGGACGGTGACTGGTCGACTGGTATTCTTGTTACGGACTGGGTTGGCCACGAAGGCGACTGGGACCTTGTGCGTTGCATTGTTGGCATGAATGCTAAGCTGAAGATGAGACAGATGAGAGAGGAGCAGGAACACTAA